The following is a genomic window from Theobroma cacao cultivar B97-61/B2 chromosome 10, Criollo_cocoa_genome_V2, whole genome shotgun sequence.
TGGGTTTCACATGTATTACCCTTAAAGAAACCTTTTTGAGCTTCTTGTTTCactataaattttgaagttgAGAAGTGTTTATGCATTGcaatattgaagaaaaaaaaaaaaatgaagtacATCTGCTTTCTGGTGTTTGTTGCTATTCTGGGCATTGCTGTGCTCAATATAGCAGAAGGTGCTGGTGAGTGTGGGAGATCATCCCCTGACAGGGAAGCCTGGAAGTTGGCTCCTTGTGCAATGGCAGCACAGGATTCGAATGCTCAAGTGTCTGACAGTTGCTGCCAGCAGGTGAAGAAAATGGGCCAGAATCCAAGATGCCTCTGTGCTGTTATGCTTTCTAACACAGCTAAGAGTTCTGGAGTCAAGCCAGAAATTGCTGTCACCATTCCTAAACGCTGCAACATTCCTGATCGTCC
Proteins encoded in this region:
- the LOC18585987 gene encoding uncharacterized protein LOC18585987; protein product: MKYICFLVFVAILGIAVLNIAEGAGECGRSSPDREAWKLAPCAMAAQDSNAQVSDSCCQQVKKMGQNPRCLCAVMLSNTAKSSGVKPEIAVTIPKRCNIPDRPVGYKCGDYTLP